A segment of the Brienomyrus brachyistius isolate T26 chromosome 13, BBRACH_0.4, whole genome shotgun sequence genome:
ACCCTTCCTCTGCTTCAGGTCATCCGACTGCCAAGAAAGTGTCCAAAACAATAACAACACTATCACTACCAGCCTTAAATAAACCACCCTCCAACAAAGAAAAAACAGTAATGTGTATTATAAACTTTATTATATATACTTTGTTATAATATTCTTAGTGAGGTTGCTGTGTGACGCAGTTTTCCCGTTTACCTGTTTGAATTTGTACAGGTCGTTGGATTTTTCATGAAAATTTAAAGCCAGAAGTTCCTTCTGTAGATTCTCCAGGAAACCCTCGTTCTGAATGAAGTTATTCAGCACGCAGTGTGGGAAGGGATGACAGTCCAGCACCAAACCGCCTGTAAAGCAACCATTGCTATATTTACATACTCCAACGCTTAACGTTGGTCTTTATCGGTTATCAATGTCAGTATTAATGACGAATTTTTATTACGGGCTTTTTACTGGCAGTTCTGAAGCTAGCCAGCTAATAAACTGACCATGTGAGAATGTTTTCCTCCTGTGCCACGCTTCCTTCACTTTTTCTTTTATATCTGCATCCTGGATTATTCCCGAGATTTCCGCGATCTCctctcttttctcttttttcttcCCTCCTGCAGAGGTCCCATCACTTTTCTTGCGTTTCGAAGTCATAACACACGATGAACAACGTGCGTTCAAGTCGGTCGAGTCGCGGAAATTTTGCGTAaccaatattaaaaaaaaactacgaGTCCCATAATCCTTTATGGCGTCGTCTGAAATAGCGTGTTTACCACATCTTGCATTAAGAAAATCGGCGTCAAGTTTAACATTATTCTCATATATGATTAATATTATGGGTTAAAAAACCTCCAAAAGTAAACATTTTTGCACGACGATGTTACCCATAGAGGTAATTTCCGTGTATATTTATTTGCACGCACGCAAAACGGCCCCTCGCTTTTTTAATCCCCAGTTTAAATACGTAATGATTTTTATTCACTATTTTAAACTGCTCTCGTAAACTTTTGCCCACAAATTCAGGTCAATATTTACAAACTTTTAACACAAACATAAGATGTCTTTACCAAaagacatttatttttaaaaatgtaagtttacaaataaaaacacaacaggACATTTTTATTTACTAAACAACTGTACTCTCCAAAAGGaaaaagacaaaacacagaacttaaaaaaaattaaaacaaaaagcataagtTTTTAATTCAGTACATGTCAATCACATATTCCAAATCAAATTCACCGGTAGCGAACATCTTGACAAAGACATCTTGCTTCTGCAGCTCTACTTGGCTGCCAGCTGTAACTTCACGAAGTCCATGCATGATGTACGAAGACGGCACCACTGCGCAAACCactcagttgtaaataaagttGAACCTACAAACACCAAATACATTTTCACTACAACTGCACACATATCTCACTGCCTCATCAATATGCTTGCATTTAGTTGTTTGACATGCAGAAACGGATGCccattacatttttaatggaTTCATACTAGGTTACAGGTTACACTAGGAAATTAAGGTTAAGCATCctttgttctgctggattttaaACTGAGCAGAGGGTTGCCAGCCACCTGCTTAACCAGGGACTCTTGGCTGCCTTCCTGTTCCacattttgaaaagaagcaAATACAAACTGAACATGTCTCACCTGCTCAGTAGCTGTGGAAGGCTGGATATGATTGGTCCATAGCCTGGGGCGTTGTCATAGAGCTCGAACAGGGGTGCAGCGACCAGCTTGTAGTTCTTAGGAACTGCAAAGAGGGCTGcagcatgcacacgcacacgcacatatACACAGTCACAAACACATCCACAGTCGTAACATCTGCTTACACGTCTGAGCATTTCTTACCAAAAATATCAAAGTGGACATTTTAATTTTTGCATTGGTTCTGATTTACTGCTTCATTTAAAGATTTTGTGTAGACAAAGATCAGGCAATTTTCCGTAAGTGTGTAATGAAAATCACTAATCATAAGCGCAGCTGTAAAAAAATGGGAACGACTATCACCAGTCAGAGAGCTATGTTATCAATGCCAGCATGAAACTGAAAAGGCACAAATTCAATGAATATTTCTGAATGAGGATCATCTTCATATTTAACCACTaaagcagcgtttcccaaccttttttgaattgtgtaccccctgagagattttctcataccacaagtaccccctttgtcaaatgtgttgatgattcaatagtttatgtctttttttgctcttttcattgataaaagctgggtttgttattcattaagcaacacatcccagatagattttctttctataccagggcacagctaatggaatggctgataatatttacccatcatcagggaaattaaatataaaaattttttccacgtaccccctgtaatgtgctcgcgtaccactaggggtacgcgtacccccggttgggaatcactgcacTAAAGTACACAATCTCATTCGTGTTCAGCCAGCATGGTGCAGGACAAGGACCAGAGGCCCTTACCTTTCTCTTGCAGCTGGACCAAGAACAGCTTTTTATGCTCTTTGGGCTTGGTGATGTGTGCTGGAATGTAAGGGTACTGGGGGGAGGGccgggggtcaaaggtcaaacgAGATCAGTGGTTTAAAATATCAACATCACAACTACCCTCAGAACACAAAGACGGCAGCTTTCACATTACATCATGGCATCATGTGATATGGTTGGAAAAATAAAACttgcttttattttcttcattttggTATAAAAACTACAGCTACAGTTTAATGGTACCAAGGAGAATTAATCTTTACTAAGACAGATTCATTTTCCTGACATTTACAGGAAACACACTGCAATCATTGCTGACCATCTTATGTCACGTTAAGTACTGTACTGAGCCACTTTGTTCAGACTCAGCAGATGGAAACACAGGCAGCTTACAAGATTTAGCCGAATTCCTGGATTTGGGTTCTTAAAAAAGGAGCAGCACAGAGAAATTCGGTTATGTGCTTCGTGAGCTACCCAGCGCCTACCTGGGGGGGTTCAAAGTTTGGCCTCCACCAATTCCCAATGCAGTCGTCAATAACCCAGTCCTGTTTCACCCCATCCTGACGTCCCAGAATCTGGAGACAGACACTTCCGACACTAAGTGCCATGATTCAAATCATCCATGCAACTAGCCGCACGAATAACTGGGAGCCATTGCAGATCATGAGTTAATCACTGGGATAACACCTGTGAGGCGCTCTGAGAAATTTACccactgaaataaaacaaagtaCTTAGTTATGCCCAAATCTGCCTCCCGTCACAGCTAAGCAGTGTCAGTACCTCTGTCATCAGTCGCTTCAGCCCTTCCACttcgtcctcgccggggttcagCTCTCCACCGGGTCTGCAGTGCAAAACACACACGTTCatgcaaaagaaaaacaaacttatTGAAATGCAAACTTCAAAAATTATGCACAATTCAGTGTTAATTTCACAGCATTAGCATACATGaatcggaggaaaccccacgacgacatggggagaacatacaaactccacacactcaggcggagactcgaacccgggtcccagaggtgtgaggctaactactgcaccaccatgccgcccccccccccaaaaacagTAACTAAGTCGCGCCAAATAAAGTGCATTTCAGCGCGGTCCCACACCGACTCACAGCTTAAAGAAAGTGGTTCCCAGCTGCAGGAGCAGAACGTGCGGCAGTCTGTGTTCATGCACAATCAGGACGCCCTCCACTGTCCTCCTCATGCCGATTTTCTCGAACTCCTCCCGCATCCGCTGGAAACGCGCCGCGACCGAGCTGTCTTTCTCATAGAGAGGTTCTTTCGTGCCGAACGTGTAGTTGGTCAGGGGGTACCTGAGAACAGCCAAACACCGTCAGGTCGCCCCAAAACCTCTGCGAAATAATGTCGGGCTGACTTCAGGAGAAGGGGGCAGGCAAAGAAACCGAACATAACAAACCAGATGCATATAATCACTATATTAAATAAAGCAACATCTCACTTACAAGTTAATGGTCCTTTCCAGCGTGAGCGGTTTTGTTGGGGTGCTTATGTATTTGTTCCCGAATTGATTCACTCCACGCGGCCAACCGGTTGATGATCGGTTGGGTGGCACGACAGACATGACTGAACAACAGCTCACGTAACCAGATCAGGAACAAACCACAACACTAGCTTTATCTGCTTGCTCTCAACCCAGTCAGTGTATAATCAACACTCACCGGAGAGTATAAACGTCTGTAAAATCATAACACTTCCCTCCTTCTACGAAGAACCTCCACATCCGGGTCACAATTCAATACGCTTCCAGTttacaacagtttttttttttacgacaaCATGTGTCGATTTACGGCAGTTGTTTCCAGTGGGTGAATCTCAACACAAAGAATGTAAAGACGGTACTTGTAGTCTTGGAAAGACCGGTCTTTCTGACTTGTCTTCCAAGAACGAACTTGTTTTCTGTACTTCTTTTACACTTAGCCTACTTATGTATATTCCAACTATCCATCATATTACCGTATATTGGTGCCGTATATATGAGTCcaacccatcctgggttgttccctgccttgcgccctttGCCtttaggataggctccggacccctcacGACTCTGAATATGACAGTTAcagaagacggatggatggatcgatgaAGTCATATTGTAAGGCTTGATCATTATTTGCGTTGTTAGTTATTTCACCTGAAACAGAAACGGCCACGATTCTTTAGTTCTTTGTTACACAGATGGGCTCCATGGATTCAAGCTGTTTAAAACAAATTCTGACCATACCACCTAAATGTCACAGCTAGGGTGGAATTATTCTAGTAAATTTATGTAAGGTTTCCATGGAAATTTTACCATGGGAATTTTATGAATTCATGAGGCACTACCAACTGGGTGTCATTCTGGAGGACATAGATTTGTACCTACGTTTGATTTTTTCTTACATTTTACCTCCTATATGAGCACATGTTTGAGCTTGCACTATATGAGGAGAAAGGCCAGGCTGTGGTGAGttgatatttttgtttttgtatgtACCATTAAACTGTATAAGTGAACATGTAATGCTCAGAAAATAAATCAGCAACCCATTAATACATCAAACTTGCTAATGGATGGCCAAAATGAATCACCCTTAAAATCACCCTTAAATGTGGTGCATTTTCAATCGTTTCGGCCAAAGGGGGAGATGCTGGGGCTCCctgaacctccccccccccccccccccgcttgcaCATGACTGCCCTCTAATAGCCTGCATGAACCACAATTTGATACCACAATGTCATAACACTTCCTTCCTTCTCGAAGGACGTTCATTTCTTTCCTGTAAAATTGCCTGTTTTGTACTTTTCAGGCTGTTGTACCATATGCCTAAGCccgatttatttattaatatgattacgccatttttttttgtcattgatGTACTTCATCCTGTAGCTCAGTAAAAAGTGTGTTTTGCTAAGCACTCTAAGGGTtgttagttcaaatcccagggatcGCTTGTAATTTGTAACTATTCCCTCtactgggcagtggtggcttaatggataGGGAAGCAGACTCGTAATTGAGAGCATTCTACTGTAAATTGCTTTTGATAAAAGCATTAGATAAATGTGGTAGTATTGATATGTTAGTGTATGTAATGCATTTAGAAAGTATTACACCAGCATCTTCGATGCTCTGTGGCTGCATCACTGTCTAGTACAGGAACTGTAACATGCTTCAGCGGATAGTGAGAGCAGCTGAGAAGATCATCGGTGAGCCCCTACCCCCCCAAAATGCATTTTCCAGACCCGctgctacaacagagccataaaCATTGTACAGGACCCTTCCCACCTGCTA
Coding sequences within it:
- the nudt21 gene encoding cleavage and polyadenylation specificity factor subunit 5; amino-acid sequence: MSVVPPNRSSTGWPRGVNQFGNKYISTPTKPLTLERTINLYPLTNYTFGTKEPLYEKDSSVAARFQRMREEFEKIGMRRTVEGVLIVHEHRLPHVLLLQLGTTFFKLPGGELNPGEDEVEGLKRLMTEILGRQDGVKQDWVIDDCIGNWWRPNFEPPQYPYIPAHITKPKEHKKLFLVQLQEKALFAVPKNYKLVAAPLFELYDNAPGYGPIISSLPQLLSRFNFIYN